From a single Porites lutea chromosome 10, jaPorLute2.1, whole genome shotgun sequence genomic region:
- the LOC140950980 gene encoding putative amidohydrolase YtcJ isoform X1, whose product MATGLGHVVADYIFYGGTIITMEEENPSAEALAVKGAIILAVGKRDEVFALAGPSTQFVHLNDRQTLLPGFIEPHSHATMMAMLRSKVNDRDLFVKVDGYDNHSYTDVKKKMDDTIDLLDPNSDPLPWALFFGWDPELIPGLPQLSKEVLNEFSTEIPICVIGQSGHVAWVNQKAFDVAGVTIETETPGFVKDENDEELTGQLFEEPALTKILEKAPRPTPVEMKKAVEEQLKDYASRGFTTVTDLAFAMKSDDTEISNRMLRILKNVSESKSCSARLALYRVVHGPDDSNSSSKPKAVCCPSLVRFDGHEDPHSETGKGSFKPNDNLWVAGVKIIADGSPHCGTAAIRVPEYMETDVTEILGFPTAPNYGTLNYSDSELEKTIKSFHEKKTQIAVHTHGEDAIDQVIKIYDKVLYNNSKSPRHRMEHLGLCTVEQIEYAAKLNLALSFFVAHLYFYGTSYTENIFGPERTNRWTPLSAATKAGLRWSIHQDHATYPGPPLPFANIKTAVTRTQRDDKEKVYGPEYCVTIHEAMKAVTIDAAWQLHKDDCLGSLKEGKKADLIIVSDNPYKVDPFELEDIEVLDTYMNGRRLIITDKVVPVPQK is encoded by the exons ATGGCAACAGGACTCGGACACGTTGTCGCAGATTATATCTTCTACGGTGGAACCATTATCACCATGGAGGAGGAGAATCCCTCAGCAGAGGCTTTGGCTGTTAAAGGAGCAATTATTTTAGCAGTGGGAAAGCGTGATGAAGTGTTTGCTTTAGCAGGGCCATCGACACAGTTCGTACATCTGAACGATCGGCAGACCCTTTTACCTGGTTTTATTGAGCCCCATTCTCACGCTACTATGATGGCAATGCTAAGATCG AAAGTTAACGACAGAGATTTGTTCGTCAAGGTTGATGGGTATGACAATCATTCCTACACAGACGTCAAAAAGAAGATGGACGATACTATCGATTTACTCGATCCAAACTCCGACCCTCTACCCTGGGCCCTGTTCTTTGGTTGGGACCCTGAGCTCATTCCAGGCTTGCCACAGTTATCTAAGGAAGTCCTCAATGAGTTTTCCACTGAAATTCCGATTTGTGTCATTGGACAAAGTGGTCACGTGGCCTGGGTGAATCAAAAGGCTTTTGAC GTTGCTGGAGTAACTATTGAAACAGAGACTCCAGGGTTTGTAAAAGATGAAAACGACGAGGAATTGACTGGACAATTGTTTGAGGAGCCTGCTTTGACCAAAATCCTTGAAAAGGCACCAAGACCAACACCTGTTGAAATGAAGAAAGCGGTTGAGGAGCAACTAAAAGACTATGCATCTCGTGGGTTTACTACCGTTACAGATTTAGCCTTTGCCATGAAGAGTGACGATACTGAGATAAGCAATCGCATGCTGCGTATTCTGAAGAACGTATCTGAGAGTAAATCCTGTTCAGCGCGACTGGCATTGTATCGTGTTGTTCATGGACCAGATGACTCAAACTCCAGCTCTAAACCAAAAGCAGTGTGTTGTCCCAGTCTTGTGCGTTTTGATGGCCATGAG GATCCGCATTCAGAAACTGGCAAGGGGTCCTTCAAGCCGAATGACAATCTTTGGGTTGCGGGAGTTAAGATCATTGCTGATGGATCACCCCACTGTGGAACAGCCGCGATAAGAGTGCCAGAATATATGGAGACTGATGTCACAGAGATCCTAGGATTCCCGACCGCTCCAAACTATGGCACATTGAACTACAGCGACAGTGAACTAGAGAAGACGATAAAGTCTTTTCACGAGAAGAAAACGCAGATTGCTGTGCATACTCACGGGGAAGACGCCATTGATCAAGTGATCAAGATCTATGATAAG GTCTTATACAACAATTCTAAGTCACCTCGCCATCGAATGGAGCACCTGGGATTGTGTACAGTGGAGCAAATCGAGTACGCAGCGAAACTTAACCTggctttgtctttctttgtggCCCATCTGTACTTCTACGGTACATCATACACCGAAAATATCTTTGGACCAGAGCGCACAAACCGCTGGACACCCCTTTCGGCGGCAACCAAGGCTGGACTTCGTTGGAGTATTCACCAGGACCACGCTACCTATCCAGGCCCCCCGCTTCCTTTTGCGAATATCAAGACGGCGGTCACTCGTACTCAGAGAGATGACAAAGAAAAGGTGTACGGACCAGAGTACTGCGTAACAATTCACGAGGCAATGAAGGCAGTAACCATTGACGCGGCTTGGCAGCTTCACAAAGATGACTGTTTGGGCAGCTTAAAAGAAGGCAAAAAGGCTGATCTTATCATTGTCTCAGACAATCCATACAAG gtggacccgtttgaGTTGGAAGATATCGAGGTCTTGGACACTTACATGAATGGTCGACGATTAATCATCACTGACAAGGTTGTCCCTGTCCCGCAAAAGTAG